The Gemmatimonadota bacterium DNA window GCTCCCGGCCGATAGCGCGAACGCCTATCGCGCGCGCAGCCTCACGCCGGGGCGCCAGGCGCAGCATGCGCGCAACCTGCGCGCGCTCGATTCGCTCGTCGCGGCACACCCGAGACGCCAGGCGATCGCGATGTACGTGGCCAATGCGGCACTCTACTGGGCCGACTCGACGTACGACGCGACGCCGCTGTGGAAGGGGATGGTGATGAACGACACCCTCACCGCCGACCTGCAAGGCGGGTCGTTCACCTGGGACAGCGCGAGGACACCGGTATCGGTCCCGGCGTTCGTTGCCGTGGGGCGTCACGACTACGTGGTCACGCCCAACCTGTGGAGCGGCGCCCGCGTCCCCTTCCGCTCGGTCACGGTGCGCGTGTTCGAGCGAGCGGGTCACACGGCGCAACTCGAGGAGTCCTCGGCATTCGACGAGCAGCTTCTGGCCTTCCTCGCGGGACGCGGCTGACGCACGCGCCGCACGCGACCACCCACCACTCGGCAATCCGGACCGGGAGGGCGCGCGGCTACGGTGTCGCGCCGAACCGCTGCCACACCGACGCCGCATCGGCCATCGTCACCACCGTCCACCCGTCCGCCGCAAGGCGTGCCCACTCCTCGTGGGTCGGGTAGGAGTAGTAGGTGCCGCCAGGCTGCGCGGTGGTCGCGAGGGCGTCCCCCCGCAGCACGCGCTGCG harbors:
- a CDS encoding alpha/beta hydrolase, whose translation is MQSTRLFGRLLLLALVAALPRPTAAQSAESGTLQLPGAALPYVVEGRGTPCLVYGSSVYYPRTFSPRFKSALRCVHLTERGFVPGATRRDGVPFGIDEAVHDIELARRQLGMERFVLVGHSIHGLVALAYAARYPQHVSHVVAIGSPPTIPLPADSANAYRARSLTPGRQAQHARNLRALDSLVAAHPRRQAIAMYVANAALYWADSTYDATPLWKGMVMNDTLTADLQGGSFTWDSARTPVSVPAFVAVGRHDYVVTPNLWSGARVPFRSVTVRVFERAGHTAQLEESSAFDEQLLAFLAGRG